The DNA region CCAGGAGAAATCATACCAGTCGATGGCAAAATTTTGAGAGGCAAGTCAGCGGTGGACGAAGCATCTTTGACCGGTGAATCACGTCCAGTAAACAAAAATCTTGGAGATTCTGTGATGTCGGGTTCTATCAATGGAGAAAGTTCTTTGACGATCCAAGCAGAAAAGACAGCCGCAGACAGTCAATATCAAATGATTGTGAAACTGGTTAAAGAGTCCCAAACGCAGCCTGCACATTTTGTTCGCATGGCTGACCGCTATGCTGTGCCTTTTACGATTGCCGCTTATGTGATTGCTGGAGCTGCCTGGTTTTTTTCAAAGGACCCAACTAGATTTGCGGAAGTGTTAGTTGTTGCTTCACCATGTCCGTTGATTTTAGCAGCTCCGATTGCTTTAGTTGCCGGCATGAACCGTTCAAGTAGGAATGGGATCGTTATAAAAACTGGAACTTCTATAGAAAAAATAGCCGATGCAAGAACAATCGCTTTTGATAAGACTGGGACGATCACCAAAGGAGAACTTTCTGTCGCACAAGTTGTTGCTTTAGGGTCTATTGCTGAGGATGAGTTACTTGTTTTAGCAGCGAGTGCTGAACAAGAATCAAGTCATATTTTAGCACGGTCGCTTGTCAATTATGCATCAAAAAGTCATAGCTTGAAAAAGGTTTCGAGTCTTGAGGAAACAACTGGTGCTGGTGTGAAAGCGATTATTGAAGGAAACACGATTCTTGTCGGTAAGCCAACATTTGTTTCAAAAGATACAATAGAAGATATCCCAGAGCAAACAGCTATCTATGTTTCTATGAATGACCACTATTTAGGATATATTACTTTCACTGATAGTGTTAGACCAGAAGCTAAGCAAACGATGAGCCAACTTCGAAAGCTTCAAATCAGTCATTTATTGATGTTGACTGGAGATCATCAGAAAATTGCCGAAGAGATCGCGTCAGAAGTCGGCATTACAGAAATTCACTCAGAGTGTTTGCCTCAAGATAAAATCGACGTGTTGAAAAAATTGCCAGAATCAAGTCGTCCAGTGATCATGGTAGG from Enterococcus sp. 9D6_DIV0238 includes:
- a CDS encoding heavy metal translocating P-type ATPase, encoding MKHLTKLLITISTGILALLFEFILHQPSFAFGIILITGSIMAFSMLIEMIHTLKSGRYGVDILAITAIVATLAVGEYWASLMILIMLTGGDSLEDYAAKRANKELKSLLDHSPQIAHRLLGDSLSDVRVEQIKIGDELVVKPGEIIPVDGKILRGKSAVDEASLTGESRPVNKNLGDSVMSGSINGESSLTIQAEKTAADSQYQMIVKLVKESQTQPAHFVRMADRYAVPFTIAAYVIAGAAWFFSKDPTRFAEVLVVASPCPLILAAPIALVAGMNRSSRNGIVIKTGTSIEKIADARTIAFDKTGTITKGELSVAQVVALGSIAEDELLVLAASAEQESSHILARSLVNYASKSHSLKKVSSLEETTGAGVKAIIEGNTILVGKPTFVSKDTIEDIPEQTAIYVSMNDHYLGYITFTDSVRPEAKQTMSQLRKLQISHLLMLTGDHQKIAEEIASEVGITEIHSECLPQDKIDVLKKLPESSRPVIMVGDGVNDAPSLAVADIGIAMGAHGSSAASETADAVILKDDLEKVSKAVKISKDTMKIAKQSVLIGIAICTILMLIASTGVIPALFGAVLQEVVDTVSILSSLRARND